In Populus alba chromosome 1, ASM523922v2, whole genome shotgun sequence, a single window of DNA contains:
- the LOC118027492 gene encoding protein SRG1-like — translation MASKPSSLGSSLLVPCVQELAKDPLVAVPPRYIRYDQEHPIIACHDPVSEVPVIDMQRLLDQETMDSELSRLHFACKTWGFFQLVNHCVSSSLLDKMKTQLQDFFNLPMEEKKKFWQYPGEIEGFGQAFVVSEEQKLDWGDLFYMVTQPANLRKPHLFPKLPLPFRDTLESYSLEVKNLATAILEQMGKALNIKAEELRDFTEGIRQSMRMNYYPQCPQPEQVIGLTPHSDATGLTILLQVNEVEGLQIRKDGKWVPIKALPNAFVVNVGDILEIVTNGAYRSIEHRATVNSKKERLSIASFHSPRFDGKVCPAPSLVTEQTPALFKEVTVQDYFKGLFSRELVGKSYLDTLRIQDGQA, via the exons ATGGCATCCAAACCATCAAGTCTTGGAAGCTCCCTGCTTGTGCCCTGTGTTCAAGAATTGGCCAAGGATCCTTTGGTCGCTGTTCCACCAAGATACATCCGTTATGACCAAGAACATCCCATCATTGCTTGTCATGATCCGGTATCTGAGGTTCCAGTTATTGATATGCAGAGATTACTTGATCAAGAAACGATGGATTCTGAATTGAGCCGCCTCCATTTCGCTTGCAAAACATGGGGTTTCTTCCAG TTGGTAAACCATTGTGTAAGCTCTTCGTTGTTAGACAAAATGAAGACACAACTTCAGGATTTCTTCAACCTCCCaatggaggaaaagaaaaagttcTGGCAGTATCCAGGAGAAATAGAGGGTTTCGGACAAGCTTTTGTTGTATCTGAGGAGCAAAAGCTTGATTGGGGCGATCTGTTCTACATGGTCACCCAGCCAGCTAATTTAAGAAAGCCTCACCTATTCCCAAAACTCCCTCTTCCTTTCAG AGACACCTTGGAGAGCTACTCCTTGGAAGTGAAAAATCTAGCGACTGCTATTCTTGAACAGATGGGAAAAGCTTTAAACATTAAAGCTGAAGAACTGAGAGACTTCACAGAGGGCATAAGACAATCAATGAGGATGAACTATTATCCGCAGTGTCCTCAACCAGAGCAAGTTATAGGCCTTACACCTCATTCTGATGCCACCGGTCTCACAATTCTCCTACAAGTTAATGAAGTGGAAGGTCTGCAGATAAGGAAGGATGGGAAGTGGGTTCCCATAAAGGCACTCCCAAATGCTTTTGTTGTCAATGTTGGAGACATTTTGGAG ATTGTAACCAATGGTGCATATCGTAGCATCGAGCATCGTGCAACAGTAAACTCTAAGAAGGAAAGACTTTCAATTGCTTCATTCCATTCCCCGAGGTTTGATGGCAAAGTATGCCCAGCTCCTAGCTTGGTAACCGAACAAACACCAGCGTTGTTTAAAGAAGTTACAGTTCAAGATTACTTCAAGGGCCTGTTTTCTCGTGAGCTTGTAGGAAAATCTTATCTTGATACATTGAGAATACAAGATGGTCAAGCCTAA